A part of Fundulus heteroclitus isolate FHET01 chromosome 23, MU-UCD_Fhet_4.1, whole genome shotgun sequence genomic DNA contains:
- the elp1 gene encoding elongator complex protein 1 — MRNLKLLKSLRSSELQGPGTPQCFSVRSDTGSLLIASQFSVTEYNPQSGEVVSEASLTADGYLPEDGSGVVVGLQDLAELQSACLATAGGDVVLFNLNTSQLECVGSVDSGLTSMSWSPDEELVILTTGQETIIMMTKDFEPVTEVGIHQDDFGEGKFITVGWGKKETQFHGSEGKQAAQKKIQDVQPAVAWDDRRPRVTWRGDGQLFAVSAICTQTGARKVRVWNREGVLQATSEPINGLEQALCWKPSGSLIASSQHHPNKHSVVFMEKNGLLHGDFTLPFSKDQVKVKELLWNSDSSVLAVWLEDLAAGADRKVKNYIQLWTVGNYHWYLKQSLDFDGDKAPVCFCWDPERPLRLHMVAQNWTTVTYDWGWTTERSPGLDNTDDASVAVIDGEKVLVTTFRQSGVPPPMCSFELQLESPVNQVTFLCQPTRTNQIAVFTSSGRISVFGKVSKEDLDRTADGFRILSRPLLLQKTFRVTAPQDDALALRQLLWLQEELFFAVAPGILPNTSVLLMLHPGQDAPDTLAVRSQLEVDGVVISTVYSSQTGTMALQLEDGQIKRLLWDSPELSVEEWLDSSGVSINFPVPCIQTALCCISGTEYLLGLTDRSHLYAGDTELASNVSSFAVCDDFLLITTHSHTCRCLQLSTLTLKGLQVALSSDGGQNDETLRRVERGSRLVTVVPQDTRVILQMPRGNLETMHHRALVLAQLRKWLDGLRFRDAFECMRKLRINLNLIYDHNPKIFLENIETFITQLNSINHVNLFLTELKEEDTTCTMYPRPESCPSQTQSVSGLKKVDVVCDALRKAMESMDPNKFCLSILTAHVKKTVPELETALQKVHELRENPPEAPGAVSAEEALKYLLFLVNVNDLYEHSLGTYDFDLVLMVAERSQKDPKEYLPFLNMLKSLEPNYQRYAIDKHLKRYRKALVHLSKSGEEHFIELVQLVKEQKLYSDALRLYPAGSPQYKLLSCAYAEHLVEQQQAEQAGLLLWRCGEPARALQAFTSCSSWRNAICVAQQIPLPPDQLALLARDLAERLNEQRRYTEAALLLDQYAKDCEEAILALITGAFWEEALRLIYMHNRQDISETNLKPALLEAVSTQTGFLEAQIATFTRHRSRLAVVREQKEKARLEMLDEEGPDCPDAELYSEASSVMTASKYSQSNSRISSRSSKNRRKAERKKLSLKEGSPMEDRALMHALSEIITTIDKMREEIHSLLKALVLFQFEKQAEKLQQAYEGTLQTMEGALPEVWPEGLLSSNAPVTGPNSTANSIMASFQQQKPAASQQDPEIPTAPKLRNGVKWKLTILK; from the exons ATGAGGAACCTGAAGCTGCTGAAGAGCCTGCGGAGCTCAGAGCTGCAGGGCCCTGGCACCCCGCAGTGTTTCTCTGTGAGGTCTGACACCGGCTCACTGCTCATCGCCTCTCAGTTCTCCGTCACAGAGTACAACCCACAGTCTGGCGAG gtTGTCAGTGAAGCTTCGCTAACAGCCGACGGTTACCTCCCGGAGGACGGCAGCGGGGTGGTGGTGGGACTGCAGGACCTAGCAGAGCTTCAGTCTGCATGTTTGGCCACAGCAGGCGGCGATGTTGTTCTCTTCAACCTCAACACCAGCCAG TTGGAGTGCGTTGGCAGCGTGGACAGTGGCCTTACGTCTATGAGCTGGAGTCCCGATGAAGAGCTCGTCATCCTAACAACGG GACAGGAGACTATTATCATGATGACCAAAGATTTTGAGCCAGTCACTGAGGTTGGAATCCACCAGGATGATTTTGGTGAAG GGAAATTCATCACAGTGGGTTGGGGGAAGAAGGAGACTCAGTTTCACGGCTCAGAGGGAAAGCAGGCTGCACAGAAGAAGATCCAG GATGTGCAGCCAGCCGTGGCCTGGGACGACCGCAGGCCCAGAGTCACGTGGCGGGGAGATGGTCAGCTTTTTGCTGTCAGTGCCATCTGTACCCAGACCGGAGCGAGAAAAGTCCGCGTGTGGAACAGAGAGGGTGTTCTGCAGGCCACCAGTGAGCCCATCAACGGCCTGGAGCAAGCACTTTGCTGGAA ACCCTCGGGGAGCCTGATTGCGAGCTCTCAGCACCACCCCAACAAACACAGTGTTGTGTTCATGGAGAAGAACGGACTGCTGCACGGAGACTTCACATTACCATTCAGTAAAGACCAAGTCAAG GTGAAGGAGCTGCTGTGGAACAGCGACTCCTCTGTTTTGGCTGTTTGGTTGGAGGACTTGGCTGCTGGGGCGGATAGAAAAGTCAAGAATTACA TCCAGCTCTGGACGGTGGGGAACTACCACTGGTACCTGAAACAGAGCCTGGACTTCGACGGAGACAAAGCTCCCGTCTGCTTCTGCTGGGATCCTGAACGGCCTCTACGGCTCCATATGGTGGCCCAGAACTGGACGACTGTCACCTATGACTGGGGCTGGACAACAGAGCGAAGCCCTGGACTGGATAACACTGACGATGCCAGCGTGGCTGTGATTGACGGAG AAAAAGTCCTGGTGACAACCTTCAGGCAGAGCGGGGTTCCTCCTCCAATGTGTTCGTTCGAGCTGCAGTTGGAGTCGCCGGTCAACCAGGTGACTTTCCTTTGTCAGCCCACAAGGACCAATCAGATTGCAGTTTTCACCTCCAGTGGGCGGATCTCGGTGTTTGGAAAAG TTTCAAAAGAAGATTTGGACAGAACAGCAGATGGGTTCAGAATTTTGTCTCGTCCTCTTCTCCTCCAGAAGACTTTCAG AGTGACGGCGCCTCAGGACGATGCCCTGGCCCTGCGGCAGCTGCTGTGGCTGCAGGAGGAGCTGTTCTTCGCCGTCGCTCCCGGTATCCTGCCCAACACGTCCGTACTGTTGATGCTTCATCCCGGTCAGGACGCCCCTGACACCCTGGCTGTTAG ATCTCAGCTGGAGGTTGACGGTGTTGTGATCAGCACGGTCTACAGCTCCCAAACTGGAACGATGGCTCTACAGCTGGAGGACGGACAAATAAAGAGGCTTCTCTGGG ATTCTCCTGAGCTGTCAGTGGAAGAGTGGCTTGACTCCAGCGGCGTCAGCATCAACTTTCCTGTTCCCTGCATCCAGACGGCTCTCTGCTGCATCAGTGGAACG GAATACCTGCTTGGCCTCACAGACAGATCCCACCTGTATGCTGGAGACACAGAG CTCGCATCCAATGTTAGTTCCTTTGCTGTTTGCGATGACTTCCTGCTCATCACCACACACTCTCACACCTGCCGCTGCCTCCAGCTGAGCACGCTCACACTGAAAG GTCTGCAGGTGGCTTTGTCCTCCGATGGAGGTCAGAATGACGAGACGCTGCGGCGAGTGGAAAGAGGATCCAGGCTCGTCACCGTTGTTCCTCAGGACACCAGGGTGATCCTTCAG ATGCCTCGGGGAAATCTGGAGACCATGCATCACAGAGCTCTTGTTCTGGCTCAGTTAAGGAAGTGGCTGGATGG cttgAGATTCAGGGACGCCTTTGAGTGTATGAGGAAGTTACGGATCAACCTGAACCTCATTTATGATCACAATCCAAAG ATTTTCCTGGAAAACATTGAAACCTTCATCACACAGCTTAACTCCATCAACCACGTTAACCTCTTCCTCACTGAGCTCAA AGAGGAGGACACGACCTGCACCATGTATCCCCGCCCTGAGAGCTGCCCATCGCAGACTCAGTCCGTCTCAGGCCTGAAAAAGGTGGACGTTGTTTGCGATGCGCTACGGAAAGCCATGGAGTCAATGGACCCAAACAA GTTCTGTCTGTCCATACTGACGGCCCACGTGAAGAAGACTGTTCCCGAGCTCGAGACTGCTCTGCAGAAAGTGCATGAGCTGCGAG AAAACCCTCCTGAAGCTCCAGGAGCTGTGAGCGCTGAAGAGGCGCTGAAgtacctcctcttcctcgtcaATGTCAACGATCTGTACGAACACTCGCTCGGCACCTACGACTTTGACCTCGTTCTCATGGTGGCTGAAAGATCACAGAAG GACCCCAAAGAGTACCTTCCTTTCCTGAACATGCTGAAGAGCCTGGAGCCAAACTACCAGCGCTACGCCATCGACAAACACCTAAAGCGCTACAGAAAGGCCTTGGTCCATCTCAGCAAGTCTG GAGAGGAACATTTTATCGAGCTTGTGCAGCTGGTGAAGGAGCAGAAACTCTACAGTGACGCTCTGAGGTTGTACCCAGCTGGTAGTCCTCAGTACAAG CTTCTGAGCTGTGCGTACGCCGAGCACctggtggagcagcagcaggccgAGCAGGCCGGCTTGTTGCTGTGGCGGTGTGGCGAGCCAGCCAGGGCGCTGCAGGCTTTCACGAGCTGCTCCAGTTGGAGGAACGCCATCTGTGTGGCGCAGCAGATCCCGCTGCCGCCGGACCAGTTGGCCCTGCTGGCCAGAGACCTGGCAG AGAGGCTCAATGAGCAGAGGCGGTATACAGAGGCGGCTTTGCTGTTGGACCAGTACGCCAAA GACTGTGAGGAAGCCATCTTGGCTCTAATCACTGGTGCATTCTGGGAGGAGGCGCTCAGACTG ATTTACATGCACAACAGACAGGATATCAGTGAGACCAACCTGAAACCTGCTCTGTTAGAAG CTGTGAGCACTCAAACCGGGTTCCTGGAGGCTCAGATCGCAACCTTCACCCGACACAGGAGCCGTTTGGCTGTGGTTCGggagcagaaagaaaaggcCAGACTGGAAATGCTTG ACGAAGAAGGTCCAGACTGCCCTGATGCCGAGCTTTACTCTGAGGCCAGCAGCGTGATGACCGCTTCTAAATACTCCCAGAGTAACTCCCGGATCTCCTC AAGGTCGTCAAAGAACCGCCGGAAAGCGGAGCGAAAGAAGCTGAGTCTGAAGGAAGGAAGCCCGATGGAGGACAGAGCCCTAATGCACGCCCTGAGTGAAATCATCACCACCATAGACAAGATGAGAG